The Chryseolinea soli genome contains a region encoding:
- a CDS encoding sugar MFS transporter: MHFTSDAPATIQPQKDSYLIPLTLVTSLFFLWGLAYGLLDVLNKHFQDTLNITTSRSTFLQMAYFGAYFLVALPAGIFTHRFGYKTGIIAGLLLYTGGTFLFYPAAEWVSFEFFVLAMFVLASGLAFLETTANAYITVLGDSKSSEFRLNLSQCFNGIGAFLGPILAATFFFGEKSAGSGLDAVKMVYIMIGAVVFLIAVVFSFTHLPEIAPAHTIAEEDTHSRNPLFARRHFRNAVITQFFYVAAQVGIAALFINYCTETITTIDNAQASYLLSIGLLLFTVGRFVGTALMKRIAPNTLLFTYALLAILLTGIALLAFGWLSVYALVGTFFFLSIMFPTIFALGIKDLGPDTKRGSAFIIMSIAGGAFIPYIMGTIADHYSTASSYAVPTLCLTVVAWYGWNGHKAN; the protein is encoded by the coding sequence ATGCATTTTACTTCAGACGCACCCGCCACCATACAACCACAAAAAGACTCATACTTGATTCCATTGACTTTGGTAACGAGTCTCTTCTTTTTGTGGGGCTTGGCCTATGGACTACTCGACGTATTAAACAAGCATTTCCAGGATACGCTAAACATCACGACCTCCCGTTCAACATTCCTTCAAATGGCGTATTTCGGAGCCTACTTTTTGGTTGCCCTTCCCGCCGGCATTTTCACTCACAGATTTGGATACAAAACTGGGATCATAGCAGGATTGCTGCTGTATACCGGGGGAACATTCCTTTTTTATCCAGCCGCCGAGTGGGTAAGCTTCGAATTTTTTGTCCTAGCCATGTTTGTACTGGCGAGCGGACTGGCATTTCTGGAGACCACGGCCAATGCCTACATCACAGTTCTGGGTGATTCAAAGTCCTCCGAATTTCGTCTGAATCTCTCACAGTGCTTCAACGGCATCGGTGCGTTCTTAGGGCCTATCCTGGCAGCCACCTTCTTCTTTGGCGAAAAAAGTGCTGGCAGCGGACTGGACGCTGTCAAGATGGTGTATATCATGATTGGCGCCGTGGTCTTTCTGATTGCCGTCGTTTTCAGTTTCACACACCTGCCTGAAATTGCCCCAGCCCATACGATCGCGGAGGAAGATACTCACTCAAGAAACCCATTGTTCGCGCGCCGGCATTTTCGAAATGCTGTTATCACCCAGTTCTTCTACGTCGCTGCACAGGTTGGCATTGCGGCCCTCTTTATCAACTACTGCACGGAAACCATTACCACGATTGACAATGCGCAGGCATCCTACCTGCTCTCTATCGGGCTCCTCTTGTTTACCGTTGGCCGTTTTGTCGGCACCGCACTCATGAAGCGCATAGCACCCAACACGCTGCTTTTCACCTATGCTCTACTCGCCATTCTGCTTACAGGCATTGCCCTGCTCGCCTTCGGATGGCTGTCCGTTTATGCGCTTGTTGGAACATTCTTTTTCTTATCCATCATGTTTCCAACCATTTTTGCCCTTGGCATCAAAGACCTGGGACCTGATACAAAAAGAGGATCCGCATTTATCATCATGTCCATTGCCGGTGGCGCATTCATACCATACATCATGGGAACCATAGCCGATCATTACTCTACTGCCAGCTCATACGCTGTGCCGACATTGTGTCTGACGGTAGTGGCATGGTATGGATGGAATGGACATAAAGCAAACTAA
- a CDS encoding outer membrane beta-barrel protein, producing the protein MKFILVFCLAVLLCITAGHAQSNTEEKHRKPSYYFNGGIGLYSPIKTHSALNETGFASSFQFQIDYKKHLFGRLFFDQYNISFHTMYTARDGATLFINGKLPSTIPGLEVGYRWQIRKFSPYIYAGTGIAITDVPFLEESSTSKDVVLTSDSRSSFTYRGGVGVTVKLSKFFILYLESQYLSFPIATQVYNGTLDGVCLQFGFKTPLQ; encoded by the coding sequence ATGAAATTCATTTTAGTTTTTTGCTTAGCAGTCTTATTGTGCATCACTGCAGGGCATGCCCAGTCCAATACTGAAGAAAAGCATCGGAAGCCATCATACTATTTCAACGGTGGTATAGGGCTTTATAGTCCAATAAAAACACACAGTGCCCTTAACGAAACCGGATTTGCCAGCAGCTTTCAATTTCAAATTGACTATAAAAAACATCTTTTTGGCCGGCTGTTCTTCGATCAGTATAACATATCATTTCATACAATGTATACCGCGCGCGACGGAGCTACTTTGTTTATCAATGGAAAATTACCATCGACAATACCGGGTCTGGAAGTGGGGTATAGATGGCAGATCCGCAAATTCTCGCCGTATATTTATGCTGGTACGGGCATAGCGATCACAGATGTACCCTTTCTGGAAGAGAGCTCGACTTCGAAAGATGTAGTGCTAACGAGTGATTCGCGATCCTCTTTTACGTATCGTGGCGGAGTCGGCGTCACAGTCAAACTAAGTAAGTTTTTCATCCTATACCTCGAATCACAATACCTGAGTTTCCCTATCGCCACGCAGGTATATAATGGGACATTAGACGGTGTTTGCTTGCAGTTTGGATTCAAAACTCCTTTGCAATAG
- a CDS encoding TolC family protein — MNLKIKYSLVLSAILMLTCTGLQAQTGSSYTLQQLIDSAISRSHPMAIKSWQVKEKVSKLNEDQIRRYPSVMVGANYQYNFSIGELNIPAGSIGVAPTSTGDQLFPQENTNFKMGQHDNFSTDVALYQPLLQQAKIKTGLAIDKIDVTVSETEQVKIAQQLTLAVQELYYGILISEKQWEAASTRLELAKAKVKDAESGAAAGKVIAPNLAGLRAAVAEEEQNMLKQEIIVQDYKRELIVVANLSENSLTKLQEPDSATIGMHVIASVDTYTNRISVNTDLQLARLNRDKALLSIKAANQSNLPDLGLIAGYYYQRGNPILPTSMPYIGINLKWNLQDLFVNHHVLHQREAQLKQAEHTVAYQQQKVYTDVEKAYRKINQTIALVTVARKALKYRLEELKVQKDKQAAGLSMNSDLLAVKADVAKSEADLYAAQLAYFIAVAELENLIGR, encoded by the coding sequence ATGAATCTGAAAATAAAATATAGCCTCGTGCTATCGGCCATCCTCATGCTTACTTGCACCGGATTGCAGGCACAGACCGGGAGTAGCTACACCTTGCAACAACTTATTGATTCGGCAATTTCGCGAAGCCACCCGATGGCGATCAAAAGCTGGCAGGTAAAAGAGAAGGTCAGCAAGCTGAACGAAGATCAAATCAGGCGATACCCTTCGGTAATGGTCGGTGCGAATTATCAGTATAACTTTTCAATAGGAGAGCTAAATATACCGGCAGGTTCTATCGGAGTCGCACCGACTTCAACGGGTGATCAATTGTTTCCGCAGGAGAATACCAATTTCAAAATGGGCCAACACGACAACTTTAGCACAGACGTTGCACTGTACCAGCCTCTTCTTCAACAGGCAAAGATCAAAACAGGACTAGCAATAGATAAGATCGATGTAACAGTATCAGAGACAGAACAAGTAAAAATTGCACAGCAACTCACGCTAGCGGTTCAGGAATTGTATTATGGCATCCTCATTAGCGAAAAACAATGGGAAGCGGCCTCTACCCGACTTGAGCTTGCGAAAGCTAAGGTCAAAGACGCGGAGAGCGGAGCAGCAGCCGGAAAAGTAATTGCCCCCAATCTAGCGGGCTTGCGAGCAGCCGTTGCCGAGGAGGAACAAAATATGCTCAAGCAAGAAATCATCGTCCAAGATTATAAACGTGAACTAATCGTGGTTGCTAATTTATCAGAAAATTCTCTTACAAAGCTTCAGGAGCCGGACTCGGCAACGATAGGGATGCATGTCATCGCGTCTGTAGATACTTACACGAATCGCATATCCGTTAATACGGATCTTCAGCTCGCACGTCTAAACCGTGACAAGGCGCTTCTTTCTATTAAAGCCGCTAACCAAAGTAATCTCCCCGATCTCGGATTGATTGCCGGATATTATTACCAGAGAGGGAACCCCATCCTTCCGACCTCGATGCCCTATATCGGTATAAACCTCAAATGGAATCTTCAAGACCTCTTCGTCAACCATCACGTGTTACATCAACGAGAAGCACAACTCAAACAAGCAGAACATACCGTGGCTTATCAGCAACAGAAAGTATATACCGATGTTGAAAAAGCCTACCGCAAAATAAATCAAACGATCGCCCTGGTTACAGTGGCAAGGAAAGCACTGAAGTATCGACTGGAAGAGCTAAAGGTACAAAAGGATAAACAGGCAGCAGGGCTAAGCATGAATAGTGATCTGCTTGCCGTCAAGGCCGATGTTGCCAAATCCGAGGCCGACCTATACGCAGCACAGTTAGCATACTTCATCGCCGTGGCCGAGCTTGAAAATCTGATCGGGCGCTGA